One stretch of Euphorbia lathyris chromosome 7, ddEupLath1.1, whole genome shotgun sequence DNA includes these proteins:
- the LOC136235856 gene encoding protein NODULATION SIGNALING PATHWAY 2-like — MEMKMTDLSEEILIRLTGKGSPTGSILQRLAYYLNQALDNKLQLSWKSSSSPSSSSLSSEAAMNYEIAFNAFYQILPFGRFAHFASNSVIMEALNKEEKGIIVIHIVDFDFDKGVQWPPIIQALSSTKRVFKLTIVKFEGEEGSSSKRVLYEYAKTFGVKLEIEEMGMEKLGMKMKKNERNEWLAFNCMVGLPHMRKRRSVSDVIEFLKIAKSSISSNFNQGTITFGDGIGWGKGVKLKESVSYGSIFEGQLSQFEAFLESIDTHFPHEIMREARIAIECLFLVPYICSLIDPRMWEDISRESRGLSEIGLKGLRMTEENVGEAKELVKEGESYFWVNIEGLKHNQMVLGYKGTPLIKVSSWR; from the coding sequence atggagatgaagatgacAGACTTATCAGAAGAGATCTTAATCCGGTTAACTGGAAAAGGTTCTCCTACGGGTTCAATCCTTCAACGTCTTGCTTATTATCTAAACCAAGCACTAGACAACAAACTCCAACTTTCTTGGAAATCATCATCATCGCCGTCATCATCATCACTATCATCGGAAGCAGCCATGAATTATGAGATAGCTTTCAATGCCTTCTACCAAATTCTTCCTTTTGGCAGGTTTGCTCACTTTGCTTCAAATTCTGTAATAATGGAAGCTTTGAATAAGGAGGAGAAGGGTATAATAGTAATTCATATAGTTGACTTTGACTTTGACAAAGGTGTTCAATGGCCTCCTATAATTCAAGCACTTTCAAGTACAAAGAGAGTCTTCAAGTTGACTATTGTAAAATTTGAAGGAGAAGAAGGGAGTAGTTCCAAAAGGGTGTTATATGAATATGCAAAAACTTTTGGGGTCAAAttggaaatagaagaaatgggtATGGAGAAATTAGGgatgaaaatgaagaaaaatgaaagaaatgaATGGTTAGCTTTTAATTGCATGGTGGGTCTTCCTCAtatgagaaaaagaagaagtgtaAGTGATGTGATAGAGTTTCTAAAAATAGCAAAAAGTTCAATTTCAAGTAATTTCAATCAAGGAACAATAACATTTGGAGATGGGATAGGTTGGGGAAAAGGGGTGAAATTGAAAGAAAGTGTAAGTTATGGGTCAATTTTTGAAGGGCAATTAAGTCAATTTGAAGCATTTTTAGAATCTATAGATACACATTTTCCTCATGAAATTATGAGAGAAGCAAGAATAGCTATTGAATGTTTGTTTTTGGTGCCTTATATTTGTAGTTTGATTGATCCAAGAATGTGGGAGGATATATCTAGGGAAAGTAGGGGACTTTCAGAAATTGGATTGAAGGGTTTGAGAATGACAGAAGAAAATGTTGGAGAAGCTAAGGAATTAGTGAAAGAAGGTGaaagttatttttgggtaaatattgAAGGATTGAAGCATAATCAAATGGTTTTAGGGTATAAAGGAACTCCATTGATTAAGGTTTCTAGTTGGAGATAG